The bacterium nucleotide sequence ACAGTAGAGATAATATCAGTCACATCCGCCAAGCGACCCGGCAAAAACACCTGGCCTATTTCCACCATCAGTCCGATAAAGAAAAGCACTATTATAGCTTCCTTCTTCGCACGCCGAAAAGCAAGATTGGCATCATCGAGACAAGATTGACTCATCCACATTATATAAGCCCCAAAGGGGAGAAAGGCCAGAATCCCCTGAAGGCAATCACTAACAGACTGAAAGTTGGTTTTGGCATAATGGGCAAAGAAGGGTAAAAGATTTATCTTGTCCAGGCCAGCTTGCGACAGGTCAAATTGAAAAGGAAAGAAGGAGTGAATAATCAAGAAGGCAAGATATTGAAGGAAAATGAAATTCACCGGATTTTGGCCTCTGCCCAATAACAGTAAGACTGCCCCCATTCCGCTCCCAAAAACAAATCCTGTCCAGTTAAGGATCAAATCATTTAAGGAAAAAGAGTGAGAATGGGTAAGGACCTGTAAGGTTTCTATCATTAAGGCAAAGGATAGACCCAGGACAAAGAACATAATAAATCTGGCCAATGACCGCTGAGCATACCAGAGGCAGTAAAAACCAAGGATCGAATAGGGAAAAAATAGATCCAGGGAAGTAAGGACGGCGGCTCGATTGAAAAAAGGATGAAGTTGAATAGATTTGATCTGGTTTTTTAGATGTCCGATGTCCAACGAAAAATCAAAGGGCAT carries:
- a CDS encoding VanZ family protein translates to MFLLAYAIFLTYATCLPFDFVTDQATLSQKLQDTRWTPFIREDGHRESIPDMFSNVLLFLPFGVGLFYAFRKKWGRLPGIVAAGAALIVGGLFSGLVEFIQLFCANRISSVTDVITNGVGSCLGLSAAKIFYDHYQDRVITRIPTDFKNNPRDMGIILILGFIFLFSLMPFDFSLDIGHLKNQIKSIQLHPFFNRAAVLTSLDLFFPYSILGFYCLWYAQRSLARFIMFFVLGLSFALMIETLQVLTHSHSFSLNDLILNWTGFVFGSGMGAVLLLLGRGQNPVNFIFLQYLAFLIIHSFFPFQFDLSQAGLDKINLLPFFAHYAKTNFQSVSDCLQGILAFLPFGAYIMWMSQSCLDDANLAFRRAKKEAIIVLFFIGLMVEIGQVFLPGRLADVTDIISTVLGGYLGVYLFSLSGMQRSGKACLAFRTVRRIFQSGI